In Pseudomonadales bacterium, a single window of DNA contains:
- a CDS encoding PQQ-binding-like beta-propeller repeat protein, with amino-acid sequence MADAAFRHLRRFAACLALLACAPGLAGTAAWKPDALVPGSPFRGLHGLAFGPDGMIYAGSVIGQAIHRVDPATGASSVVVAPPHGEADDVEFGPDGTMYWTGFTQGTLNSRTPDGSLHVIARGLPGLNSLALDARGRLFGSQVFMDDALWEFDTTGKREPRLVRRDLGGLNGFDFGADGRLCGPLWFRGQIVCIDVDSGQTDVVAQGLKQPAAANFDSQGRLFAIDNETGEIFRIDIAAKRRELVATAPSNLDNLAFAPDDRLFVTNMADNAIYEVNLADGSVRTVVASALTLPGGIAVDGRTLYVADTFSIAAVELPTGHVRDVSRTLNDSAYPQLAATSPGRLATASTQTGLLQLRDTATGAVIGRWSGLAQPLALAMPDAGHIAVAEAATGGRLLLLDAHDSVARQVIASGFDVPGGLVVTADGYVLTGQSAGEVIMLGHAGTRRTLARGLARPQGIAALSDGSLVLVEVGARRLLRLDPHSGEITVVAHDLPLGIPGRDGQAPEAAPIGVAVDAEDTIYLGIDRDGSILRLRRH; translated from the coding sequence ATGGCTGACGCTGCATTCCGCCACCTGCGCCGCTTCGCGGCGTGCCTGGCGCTGCTCGCGTGTGCGCCAGGCCTTGCCGGCACCGCCGCATGGAAACCCGATGCGCTGGTTCCCGGCTCGCCGTTCCGTGGCCTGCACGGACTGGCGTTCGGACCCGACGGCATGATCTACGCCGGCAGCGTGATCGGACAGGCGATCCACCGCGTCGATCCGGCGACCGGTGCCAGCAGCGTCGTGGTAGCGCCACCGCACGGCGAGGCGGACGACGTCGAATTCGGGCCCGACGGCACGATGTACTGGACCGGCTTCACCCAGGGCACGCTGAACTCGCGCACCCCGGACGGCTCGTTGCACGTGATTGCACGCGGGCTGCCCGGGCTGAATTCGCTGGCGCTCGATGCGCGTGGCAGGCTGTTCGGTTCGCAGGTCTTCATGGACGACGCGCTGTGGGAATTCGACACCACGGGCAAGCGCGAACCCCGGCTGGTACGGCGCGATCTCGGCGGCCTCAACGGTTTTGACTTCGGCGCCGACGGACGCCTGTGCGGCCCGCTGTGGTTTCGCGGCCAGATCGTGTGCATCGATGTGGACAGCGGCCAGACCGACGTGGTGGCGCAAGGGCTGAAGCAGCCAGCGGCGGCGAACTTCGATTCGCAGGGCCGGCTGTTCGCGATCGACAACGAGACCGGAGAAATCTTCCGCATCGACATCGCAGCCAAACGCCGCGAACTTGTCGCGACCGCACCCTCCAACCTCGACAACCTCGCGTTTGCGCCCGATGACCGCCTGTTCGTGACCAATATGGCGGACAACGCAATCTACGAGGTGAACCTCGCCGACGGCAGCGTGCGCACCGTGGTGGCGAGTGCGCTCACCCTGCCCGGTGGCATCGCGGTGGATGGACGCACGCTGTATGTTGCCGACACCTTCAGCATCGCGGCGGTGGAACTGCCCACAGGCCACGTCAGGGACGTGAGCCGCACGCTGAACGATTCGGCCTACCCGCAGCTCGCCGCCACCTCACCCGGGCGCCTGGCGACCGCCAGCACGCAAACCGGCCTCCTGCAACTGCGCGACACCGCAACCGGTGCGGTCATCGGCCGCTGGTCCGGACTGGCGCAGCCACTCGCGCTCGCCATGCCGGATGCGGGGCACATCGCCGTCGCGGAAGCCGCCACCGGTGGCCGCCTCCTGCTCCTCGATGCACACGACAGCGTGGCGCGCCAGGTCATCGCCAGCGGATTCGACGTACCCGGCGGCCTGGTGGTGACCGCCGACGGTTACGTACTCACCGGGCAAAGTGCCGGAGAAGTGATCATGCTCGGGCACGCCGGCACGCGGCGCACGCTCGCGCGCGGACTGGCACGACCGCAAGGCATCGCCGCCCTGTCCGATGGCTCGCTGGTGCTGGTGGAGGTCGGTGCACGGCGGCTGCTGCGACTCGATCCGCACAGCGGTGAGATCACCGTCGTCGCGCACGATCTGCCGCTGGGAATTCCGGGCCGTGACGGGCAGGCACCCGAAGCGGCACCGATCGGGGTGGCGGTCGACGCCGAGGACACGATCTACCTCGGCATCGATCGTGACGGCAGTATCCTGCGCCTGCGCCGGCACTGA
- a CDS encoding Re/Si-specific NAD(P)(+) transhydrogenase subunit alpha, whose amino-acid sequence MLIGVAREQLDGENRTALIPANVQKLVRAGAEVLIEAGSGLGAGYADAEYEAAGARISADRRDVLSRADLVLRLHKPSIDEVAMLKRGAIHVSYLDPFNEAALIDAFATAGVSSISMEMIPRTTRSQKMDALSSQANLAGYVMVLMATTRLPRILPMMMTPAGTLKPAHVFVIGAGVAGLQAIATARRLGAKVVAFDTRAVVAEQVHSLGAKFLEIDLGETGQTKDGYAVQLTPEQLEKQKQGQAKQIAESDVVITTAQVFGRKPPILVTRDMMAGMRPGSVIVDMAAETGGNVEGSVAGQTVVVNGVTIVGDGNWANQVARDASQMYSSNLYNLIEEFWNKDEKRMVLNFDDDIIQGCVITHDGAIVNQTIKNLKR is encoded by the coding sequence ATGCTGATAGGCGTTGCACGAGAGCAACTGGACGGCGAGAACCGCACCGCACTGATACCGGCGAACGTGCAAAAGCTGGTGCGTGCAGGTGCCGAGGTGCTGATCGAAGCAGGATCGGGACTCGGCGCGGGATACGCCGACGCCGAGTACGAAGCCGCAGGAGCGCGCATCAGCGCCGACCGGCGCGACGTGCTCTCGCGCGCCGACCTCGTGCTGCGGCTGCACAAGCCATCGATCGACGAGGTGGCGATGCTGAAGCGCGGTGCGATCCACGTCAGCTACCTCGACCCGTTCAACGAAGCCGCACTGATCGACGCCTTCGCAACCGCAGGCGTCAGCTCGATCAGCATGGAGATGATCCCGCGCACGACGCGCTCGCAGAAGATGGACGCGCTGAGTTCGCAGGCGAACCTTGCCGGCTACGTGATGGTGCTGATGGCCACCACGCGGTTGCCGCGCATCCTGCCGATGATGATGACGCCGGCCGGAACCCTGAAGCCGGCCCATGTGTTCGTGATTGGCGCCGGAGTTGCCGGGCTGCAGGCGATCGCGACCGCGCGCCGGCTGGGTGCCAAGGTGGTGGCCTTCGATACGCGTGCAGTGGTTGCCGAGCAGGTACACTCGCTCGGCGCCAAGTTCCTCGAGATCGACCTCGGCGAGACCGGACAGACCAAGGACGGCTACGCAGTGCAGCTCACGCCGGAGCAACTGGAGAAGCAGAAGCAGGGGCAGGCGAAACAGATCGCCGAGTCGGACGTCGTGATCACGACCGCGCAGGTGTTCGGCCGCAAGCCACCGATACTGGTCACGCGCGACATGATGGCAGGGATGCGCCCCGGCAGCGTGATCGTCGACATGGCCGCCGAAACCGGCGGCAACGTCGAGGGCTCGGTCGCCGGCCAGACGGTCGTGGTGAACGGCGTCACGATCGTCGGCGACGGCAACTGGGCCAACCAGGTGGCACGCGACGCCAGCCAGATGTACTCATCGAACCTGTATAACCTGATCGAAGAGTTCTGGAACAAGGACGAGAAGCGGATGGTGCTGAACTTCGACGACGACATCATCCAGGGCTGCGTGATCACGCACGACGGTGCGATCGTGAACCAGACCATCAAGAATCTGAAGCGCTGA
- a CDS encoding NAD(P) transhydrogenase subunit alpha gives MEPVYLIFILMLSIFLGFELINKVPSTLHTPLMSGSNAISGITLVGALISSTLLPEHRQVTAVLATVAVFLATINVVGGYVVTDRMLAMFKKKPGGK, from the coding sequence GTGGAACCCGTATACCTGATATTCATCCTGATGCTTTCGATATTTCTCGGCTTCGAGCTGATCAACAAGGTGCCTTCGACACTGCACACACCGCTGATGTCGGGCTCCAACGCCATTTCCGGCATCACGCTGGTCGGAGCGCTGATTTCCTCGACCCTGCTGCCCGAGCACCGGCAGGTCACTGCAGTGCTTGCGACGGTGGCGGTGTTCCTGGCGACGATCAACGTCGTCGGTGGCTATGTCGTGACCGACCGCATGCTGGCCATGTTCAAGAAGAAGCCCGGAGGCAAGTGA
- a CDS encoding NAD(P)(+) transhydrogenase (Re/Si-specific) subunit beta, translating into MVTILLINLAYVVAAILFIFGLKMLSSPATARKGNLVSAVGMLIAVVATLFDAHVITWQEVTIGVIAGTLVGTIWARRVQMTGMPELVALFNGFGGLASLLVGWAALYAPTTTFILITIALAILIGGVTFTGSVMAWAKLSEAISGRPFLFGGQRVFNAALLAAIVVSSVMFCMHPENLVWLGAVVALSFLLGVMAVLPIGGADMPVVISLMNSYSGLAACAAGFAVNNMILIVAGALVGASGIILTQIMCKAMNRSLANVLFSGFGAVSGAAEKVEGEVKAISHEDAYYVLEAASSVVVVPGYGMAVAQAQHTVKELQELLESNGTEIVYAIHPVAGRMPGHMNVLLAEADVSYDLLLEMDEINPRLENFDVAIVIGANDVVNPAARESKTSPIYGMPIINVDKARTVFVLKRSMASGFAGIDNPLFFKENTRMLFGDAKESISQLIRQFK; encoded by the coding sequence ATGGTCACCATTCTGCTGATCAACCTCGCGTACGTAGTCGCCGCGATACTGTTCATTTTCGGCCTCAAGATGCTGAGTTCGCCGGCCACGGCGCGCAAGGGCAACCTCGTCTCGGCCGTCGGCATGCTGATAGCCGTCGTCGCCACGCTTTTCGACGCCCACGTGATCACCTGGCAGGAAGTCACGATCGGTGTCATCGCCGGCACGCTGGTCGGCACCATCTGGGCGCGCCGCGTGCAGATGACCGGAATGCCCGAACTGGTGGCGCTGTTCAACGGCTTCGGCGGACTCGCGAGCCTGCTGGTCGGCTGGGCCGCGCTGTACGCGCCGACCACGACCTTCATCCTGATCACGATCGCACTGGCGATCCTGATCGGTGGCGTCACGTTCACCGGCAGCGTGATGGCGTGGGCCAAGTTGAGCGAGGCGATCAGCGGCCGGCCGTTCCTGTTCGGCGGCCAGCGTGTGTTCAACGCCGCACTGCTCGCGGCGATCGTCGTCAGCTCGGTGATGTTCTGCATGCATCCGGAGAACCTCGTCTGGCTGGGCGCCGTGGTCGCGCTGTCGTTCCTGCTCGGCGTGATGGCCGTGCTGCCGATCGGCGGCGCCGACATGCCGGTCGTGATCTCGCTGATGAACAGCTACTCGGGGCTGGCTGCGTGCGCCGCGGGCTTTGCGGTCAACAACATGATCCTGATCGTCGCCGGAGCGCTGGTGGGTGCCAGCGGGATCATCCTGACCCAGATCATGTGCAAGGCGATGAACCGTTCGCTGGCGAACGTATTGTTCAGCGGTTTCGGCGCAGTCAGCGGGGCAGCCGAGAAGGTCGAGGGGGAGGTCAAGGCGATCTCGCACGAAGACGCGTACTACGTCCTCGAGGCGGCATCCAGCGTGGTGGTCGTTCCCGGCTACGGCATGGCGGTCGCCCAGGCGCAGCATACGGTCAAGGAACTGCAGGAACTGCTCGAGTCGAACGGCACCGAGATCGTCTACGCCATTCACCCGGTAGCCGGGCGCATGCCGGGGCACATGAACGTGCTGCTCGCCGAAGCCGACGTGTCGTACGACCTGCTGCTCGAGATGGACGAGATCAACCCGCGCCTGGAGAACTTCGACGTCGCGATCGTGATCGGGGCCAACGACGTGGTGAACCCCGCCGCACGGGAATCGAAGACCAGCCCGATCTACGGCATGCCGATCATCAACGTCGACAAGGCACGCACGGTATTCGTGCTCAAGCGTTCGATGGCATCCGGTTTCGCCGGTATCGACAATCCGCTGTTCTTCAAGGAGAACACACGGATGCTGTTCGGTGACGCCAAGGAGTCGATCAGCCAGCTCATCCGCCAGTTCAAGTAG
- a CDS encoding DUF2505 family protein codes for MGIEYHFKASADRVFDLLTNADFLVQRSLALGELRADCTIEDDDEHIVITLTREAERSVPAFLSPLFQSRQTLEIVERWTVRGTTRLGHSVLVLRGQSVSVESELKLRPEPLGSCTYTVNHTVHAPIPLIGRRVESYFLGQTEATARAELDHLAGRLR; via the coding sequence ATGGGTATCGAGTATCACTTCAAGGCGAGTGCAGACCGCGTCTTCGACCTGCTGACCAATGCGGACTTCCTGGTGCAGCGTTCGCTGGCACTCGGTGAGCTGCGGGCTGACTGCACGATCGAGGACGACGACGAACACATCGTGATCACGCTGACCCGCGAAGCCGAGCGTAGCGTGCCCGCGTTTCTCTCACCGCTGTTCCAGAGCCGCCAGACACTGGAGATCGTCGAGCGCTGGACGGTGCGCGGGACGACCCGGCTCGGCCATTCGGTGCTGGTGTTGCGCGGGCAGTCGGTCAGCGTCGAATCCGAACTGAAACTGCGCCCGGAGCCGTTGGGGAGCTGCACCTACACCGTGAATCACACCGTACACGCGCCCATTCCATTGATCGGACGACGCGTCGAAAGCTACTTCCTCGGCCAGACCGAAGCCACGGCGCGTGCCGAGCTCGATCATCTGGCGGGGAGGCTCCGCTGA
- a CDS encoding OsmC family protein, which translates to MHPFPHRYAVDALATPGSSVTVRSPDLEDIQSTAPPEFGGPEGNWSPETLFVAAVADCYVLSFRAVANASRFDWSEIDCEAVGVLDRTDEGLWFTHIELQVKLRIPAGGDAGLGTRLLEKAERNCLVSKSLRSETLLRSEVVVG; encoded by the coding sequence ATGCACCCTTTCCCGCACCGCTACGCGGTCGATGCGCTCGCTACGCCCGGAAGTTCCGTAACCGTACGCAGCCCGGACCTGGAGGATATCCAGAGCACGGCGCCGCCCGAGTTTGGCGGACCGGAAGGCAACTGGTCTCCGGAAACGCTGTTCGTGGCAGCCGTGGCGGACTGCTACGTGCTCAGTTTTCGCGCCGTGGCCAATGCATCGCGGTTCGACTGGAGCGAAATCGACTGCGAGGCGGTCGGGGTGCTGGACCGCACGGATGAGGGATTGTGGTTCACGCATATCGAGTTGCAGGTGAAGCTGCGGATTCCGGCTGGTGGCGATGCCGGGCTGGGCACGCGGCTGCTCGAAAAGGCCGAGCGAAACTGCCTGGTGTCGAAGTCGCTGCGTTCGGAGACCCTGTTGCGAAGCGAGGTCGTCGTCGGCTGA
- a CDS encoding Appr-1-p processing protein yields MIKEVHGDILLSGAQAIAHGVSPNDNFAQGLALALREHWPALYKDFRHYCQTMHPKAGELWAWPTVDGQRIVNLMTQDAAYGQGAKPGQATLPNVNHALRALHKLVLEEKFTSLALPRLATGVGRLEWDDVRKLVDEHLGGLDIPVYVYTRYEKGVKALED; encoded by the coding sequence ATGATCAAGGAAGTACACGGGGACATCCTGCTCAGCGGAGCGCAGGCAATCGCGCACGGAGTTTCCCCCAACGACAACTTCGCCCAGGGGCTAGCCCTCGCGCTGCGTGAGCACTGGCCGGCGCTGTACAAGGATTTCCGGCATTACTGCCAGACCATGCATCCGAAGGCGGGTGAACTGTGGGCGTGGCCGACGGTGGACGGACAGCGCATCGTGAACCTGATGACGCAGGATGCAGCCTACGGTCAAGGGGCAAAGCCGGGGCAGGCGACGCTTCCGAACGTCAATCACGCGCTGCGGGCACTGCACAAGCTCGTGCTCGAAGAGAAGTTCACCAGTCTTGCGCTGCCGCGACTGGCGACCGGTGTGGGCCGCCTGGAATGGGACGATGTGCGCAAGCTGGTCGATGAGCATCTCGGCGGGCTCGATATCCCCGTGTACGTCTATACGCGCTACGAAAAAGGCGTCAAGGCGCTCGAAGACTGA
- the dinB gene encoding DNA polymerase IV yields MSDASPQRKIIHCDCDCFFAAVEIRDDPALAGLAVAVGGSPERRGVITTCNYPARSYGVHSAMPSAQARRLCPGLIIIPPDFPRYREVSQQIRRIFHDYTDLVEPLSLDEAFLDVSAAEACHGSATLIAREIRRRVRAETGITVSAGVAPNKFLAKIASDWNKPDGEFVVLPAQVDAFVAALPVRRIWGVGKATADRLQAMGVERCADLRELPLFELTRQFGRFGQRMYELSRGIDERPVMPNQRRKSLSVERTFTDDLHGHAACARQMAELLLALRSRLRRVSDDYIVTKVFVKLKFADFRVTTVECAARTPEPQQVDALLAGALQRSELAVRLLGVGVRFVDLREEGEPEQLDLFASGVQPSDVLPTVLPTV; encoded by the coding sequence ATGTCCGACGCTTCACCACAGCGCAAGATCATCCACTGCGATTGCGACTGCTTCTTTGCGGCGGTCGAGATCCGCGACGACCCTGCGCTGGCGGGGCTTGCGGTCGCGGTCGGCGGCAGCCCCGAGCGGCGTGGCGTGATCACCACCTGCAATTACCCGGCGCGCAGCTATGGCGTGCATTCGGCGATGCCTTCGGCGCAGGCGCGGCGCCTTTGCCCCGGGTTGATCATCATCCCGCCGGATTTCCCCAGGTACCGCGAAGTCTCGCAACAGATCCGGCGCATCTTCCATGACTACACCGACCTGGTCGAACCGCTGTCGCTCGACGAAGCCTTCCTCGACGTCAGCGCAGCGGAAGCCTGTCACGGCAGCGCCACGCTGATCGCACGTGAAATCCGCCGCCGGGTGCGCGCGGAAACGGGCATCACGGTGTCGGCCGGAGTGGCGCCGAACAAGTTCCTCGCCAAGATTGCCAGCGACTGGAACAAGCCCGATGGCGAGTTCGTGGTGCTGCCGGCACAGGTCGATGCCTTCGTGGCAGCGCTGCCGGTACGGCGGATCTGGGGCGTGGGCAAGGCAACGGCGGATCGCCTGCAGGCGATGGGGGTCGAGCGCTGCGCTGACCTCAGGGAATTGCCGCTGTTCGAGCTGACGCGCCAGTTCGGACGCTTCGGTCAGCGCATGTACGAACTCAGTCGTGGCATCGACGAGCGCCCGGTGATGCCGAACCAGCGTCGCAAGTCGCTCAGCGTGGAGCGCACCTTTACCGACGATCTGCACGGCCATGCGGCCTGCGCGCGCCAGATGGCGGAGCTGCTGCTGGCATTGCGCTCGCGGTTGCGGCGCGTCAGCGACGATTACATCGTTACCAAGGTATTCGTGAAGCTGAAGTTTGCCGATTTCCGTGTGACCACCGTGGAGTGTGCTGCACGCACGCCCGAGCCGCAGCAGGTCGATGCATTGCTGGCGGGCGCGTTGCAGCGCAGCGAGCTCGCGGTGCGGCTGCTCGGTGTCGGCGTGCGTTTCGTCGACCTGCGCGAGGAGGGCGAACCCGAGCAGCTCGACCTTTTCGCCAGCGGTGTTCAGCCGAGCGACGTCCTGCCGACTGTCCTGCCGACTGTCTGA
- a CDS encoding nuclear transport factor 2 family protein, translating to MSESAPTPTLTRTAMGIVPGRPLNVSRGGIEELRRDIQTLMDIEAIKQLKHSYFRCIDTANFDELAEKFHDDVYVHFVGGTYEWKLDGKAAYLAAVTTSFHRQSIGHHNGHHPEIQILSDTEATGIWYLADNMWQLDSKYFTTGTAIYWDRYLKVDGRWLIRETRYRRVYELNSILPERPQPAVHYLGQHGSPV from the coding sequence ATGAGCGAATCTGCACCCACGCCGACCCTGACCCGCACCGCGATGGGCATCGTGCCCGGACGCCCACTCAACGTGAGCCGGGGCGGCATCGAGGAACTGCGACGCGACATCCAGACGCTGATGGACATCGAAGCCATCAAGCAACTCAAGCACTCGTACTTCCGCTGCATCGATACCGCGAATTTCGACGAACTGGCGGAGAAGTTCCACGACGATGTGTATGTGCACTTCGTCGGCGGCACCTACGAGTGGAAGCTCGACGGCAAGGCAGCCTACCTCGCCGCCGTGACGACATCCTTCCATCGCCAGTCGATCGGCCATCACAACGGCCACCATCCCGAGATCCAGATCCTCAGCGATACCGAGGCCACCGGCATCTGGTACCTCGCCGACAACATGTGGCAGCTCGACTCCAAATATTTCACGACCGGCACCGCGATCTACTGGGACCGCTACCTCAAGGTCGACGGTCGCTGGCTGATCCGCGAGACACGCTACCGCAGGGTTTACGAGCTGAACTCGATAC